One Cicer arietinum cultivar CDC Frontier isolate Library 1 chromosome 8, Cicar.CDCFrontier_v2.0, whole genome shotgun sequence DNA segment encodes these proteins:
- the LOC101509472 gene encoding E3 ubiquitin-protein ligase HOS1: MDRKLNGGTTVSSSSSGGAAITRSFSPTLQPNYSSRLVQETLEHLASIDLIDLCKEAKVERCRATRDLSSCGRYVHHVLNSCGHASLCEECSQRCDICPICRIPIPKSGTKLRHRLYYECLEAGLISKRCDERFQEIEDGEKQLTADVQRLYSLFDVALENNLVSLICHYITDVCMDETAVSSDPVIAFLLDEVVVKDWCKRTFKNIMTELHGIYNLDILGMKERLSLLLKFSLYLKGISNVLDILESSFKGTLSAQLHDLHHLQESILKTKQHMEIIIWCTRHQFLENVRSRFSDTSSWASVVRKRKSEAVRRAWPDATNESVESKGHDGSLFIEDALNNLDLEEETMPGIGDGLEVAALQKDGASIFRSNTNQVLGYYPFKNLRAAADLLFLRGSSDVVIAKQAIFLYYLYDRFWTIPDEEWRDILEDFAATFNVSRHSLLESLTFYLLDDHTEEALQEACRLLPEISGPTSHPKIAEVLLERDSPDTALMVLRWSGRDGGLQMTSLRDAVTAVRVRVECGLLTEAFMHQRVLCTKAKEKTFNKGSSGDTKEKQKGKYINGVEWVDVLVTEICCLCIRRNLVDRMLELPWNSDEEKYIHKCLLDYAIEDPTRTTGSLLVVFYIQRYRYSEAYQVHIKLEKVEQGLISKGSISEESLPRLGTAIQWRANLVNRCLELLPEVEQQQLRNGNLEEGAATSHGVAESPNKVDVHQIQDSTSTSLLIPSSDNPTPMLHKDHTTGLLGSSTLTTSTKIGTPFPTTGPDLGNFINPSYPHEGLFTNNERVSSRKGKIGKSLRYDSTPTPRNHRIRLTNGSPPLKGFSRSQSNSQENVQDKILPGFERNLLFGHDQITSPMYSWKTTANPVTRSTLSSPKEFANDLPNMYSRNVQSHKDDNDWNIVSTNDPMDVSQSHTEKKVNNEGNINGGLRWRSDETSDEEAEQGLEKVMDIANHATPSRTTRRSRVAKR, from the exons GGGCTACTAGAGACTTGAGCAGCTGTGGTCGCTACGTCCACCATGTGTTGAATTCATGTGGGCATGCCTCATTATGCGAAGAATGTAGTCAGCGGTGTGATATCTGTCCAATTTGTAGAATCCCAATTCCAAAGAGTGGTACTAAACTGCGTCACCGACTTTATTACGAGTGCTTGGAAGCTGGCCTTATTTCCAAAAGGTGTGATGAAAGATTTCAAGAAATAGAAGATGGGGAGAAACAACTAACTGCTGACGTCCAACGcctttattctttatttgacgTCGCACTTGAGAATAACTTGGTTTCCTTAATTTGCCATT ACATTACAGATGTATGTATGGATGAAACTGCTGTTTCCAGTGATCCTGTCATAGCATTTTTGTTGGATGAAGTGGTAGTGAAGGATTGGTGCAAGAGGACATTCAAAAATATCATGACTGAACTGCATGGAATTT ATAATCTTGACATCTTAGGAATGAAAGAGAGATTAAGTTTACTTCTGAAATTTTCATTATACTTGAAGGGCATATCAAATGTGCTAGACATTTTGGAATCATCTTTTAAGGGTACTCTTTCAGCGCAACTTCATGATCTACACCATCTTCAAGAGAGCATATTAAAGACAAAGCAG CATATGGAGATTATTATTTGGTGTACGAGGCATCAATTTTTGGAGAATGTGAGATCTCGTTTTTCCGACACTTCATCCTGGGCTTCCGTTGTCCGCAAACGGAAATCAGAAGCAGTTAGACGTGCTTGGCCTGATGCAACAAATGAATCCGTGGAGTCAAAAGGACATGACGGTTCTCTATTTATTGAAGATGCATTGAATAATCTTGATTTGGAGGAGGAGACGATGCCTGGAATTGGAGATGGATTAGAAGTTGCAGCCTTGCAGAAAGATGGAGCATCAATTTTCAGGTCTAATACTAATCAGGTTCTGGGTTACTATCCCTTCAAAAATCTTCGAGCAGCTGCAGACTTACTGTTTTTGCGTGGAAGTTCTGATGTAGTGATTGCAAAACAAGCAATT TTTCTGTATTATTTGTACGATCGCTTCTGGACTATTCCTGATGAAGAATGGAGAGACATATTAGAAGACTTTGCAGCTACATTTAATGTTAGCAGGCACTCATTACTTGAGTCTTTGACTTTTTACCTTCTCGATGATCACACGGAGGAGGCTTTACAG GAAGCGTGTCGCCTTCTTCCTGAAATATCTGGCCCAACTTCCCATCCTAAAATTGCCGAAGTACTGTTAGAAAGGGATAGTCCTGATACAGCTCTCATGGTTTTGAGATGGTCTGGGCGGGATGGTGGACTACAGATGACTTCACTTAGGGATGCTGTCACTGCAGTGCGGGTAAGGGTTGAGTGTGGGCTTCTGACCGAGGCATTTATGCATCAGAGAGTTCTCTGCACCAAAGCCAAAGAAAAGACTTTCAATAAAGGATCTTCTGGTGATACTAAGGAGAAACAAAAAGGCAAATATATTAATGGGGTTGAGTGGGTGGACGTCCTTGTAACCGAGATTTGTTGCCTCTGTATTCGGAGAAATTTGGTGGACCGAATGCTAGAATTGCCATGGAATTCTGATGAAGAGAAATATATACACAAGTGTCTTTTGGATTATGCTATTGAAGACCCCACAAGGACAACTGGAAGTCTATTGGTTGTGTTTTATATCCAG CGCTACAGATATTCTGAAGCATATCAAGTTCATATTAAACTTGAAAAGGTGGAGCAAGGCTTAATTTCAAAAGGTTCTATAAGTGAAGAATCATTACCAAGATTAGGAACAGCTATTCAATGGAGAGCCAATTTGGTT AATAGATGCCTGGAGTTGTTGCCAGAAGTTGAGCAGCAACAGCTGAGAAATGGAAACTTGGAAGAGGGTGCTGCTACTTCTCATGGGGTAGCTGAAAGTCCTAATAAAGTTGATGTTCATCAGATTCAAGATTCAACGTCAACCAGTTTATTGATTCCTTCATCTGACAATCCTACCCCCATGCTGCATAAAGATCATACTACCGGATTGTTGGGTTCATCAACTTTAACaacttcaactaaaataggcACACCTTTCCCCACTACTGGCCCTGATCTTGGTAATTTCATTAACCCATCATATCCCCACGAGGGGTTATTTACCAATAATGAGAGGGTTTCAAGTCGTAAAGGTAAAATTGGCAAAAGTCTTAGATATGATAGCACGCCAACTCCAAGGAATCATAGGATCCGTCTCACCAATGGTTCACCACCTCTTAAAGGATTTAGCAGATCACAAAGCAATTCCCAGGAAAACGTGCAAGACAAAATATTGCCTGGATTTGAACGGAACCTGCTTTTTGGCCACGATCAAATTACCAGTCCCATGTACTCCTGGAAGACTACAGCTAATCCTGTTACTAGATCGACACTCAGCTCTCCTAAAGAATTTGCAAATGACCTCCCAAATATGTATAGTAGAAACGTACAATCACATAAAGATGATAATGATTGGAATATAGTGTCCACTAATGATCCAATGGATGTTTCTCAGAG CCATACGGAGAAGAAAGTAAATAACGAAGGAAACATCAATGGTGGACTGAGATGGAGATCTGATGAAACTAGTGATGAGGAAGCAGAGCAGGGTCTGGAAAAAGTGATGGATATTGCTAATCATGCCACTCCATCCAGGACAACTAGACGAAGCAGAGTTGCCAAGAGATGA